A region of Lycium barbarum isolate Lr01 chromosome 3, ASM1917538v2, whole genome shotgun sequence DNA encodes the following proteins:
- the LOC132631441 gene encoding uncharacterized protein LOC132631441 — translation MMVTPHEISSTRLAPLTFGSFLPPQFQSIVEEDEDSGSESALQGSLHLESFGGPTTTMTPAVRRLQCSDSSAQPTPPELTDYKANRLPQKGKSLNYVPPTTKDGKIFVHIDAEDIKPQEDYMKTALIGYIVGDTPYVKSLEAYVANTWKGVKKPQILAHDEGYYIFRFDSVEDCEKVLDAGPYTFHNKPFVIQKWTIDFQFDPDCLTTIPLWVIFPGLPVGYWSIEALSKVASAIGRPRYTDTFTAKMEKIAYARILVDVDVSQPLRESIELQTPQDLLHQTVDYDWKPKFWCKLYKVWSP, via the coding sequence ATGATGGTCACACCTCATGAAATTTCATCGACTCGGTTGGCACCACTCACATTTGGTAGTTTCTTACCTCCACAATTCCAATCTATTGTGGAAGAAGATGAGGACAGTGGATCGGAGTCGGCATTACAAGGCTCCTTACACCTGGAGTCATTTGGAGGGCCAACGACCACCATGACACCGGCGGTGCGACGCCTTCAGTGCTCCGACTCCTCAGCTCAACCGACTCCACCGGAGCTCACTGACTATAAAGCCAATCGATTACCACAGAAGGGTAAGTCACTCAACTATGTTCCTCCTACAACTAAGGATGGGAAAATCTTCGTTCATATAGATGCGGAGGACATTAAACCTCAAGAAGACTACATGAAAACTGCTTTAATTGGGTATATAGTTGGAGATACGCCTTATGTGAAATCACTGGAAGCGTATGTTGCTAATACTTGGAAGGGGGTCAAAAAGCCCCAAATCTTAGCACACGATGAAGGATATTATATTTTTAGATTTGACTCTGTGGAAGATTGTGAGAAGGTGTTAGATGCAGGCCCTTACACATTTCACAATAAGCCTTTTGTCATTCAAAAATGGACCATTGATTTCCAGTTTGATCCGGATTGCCTCACTACCATACCCCTATGGGTAATATTTCCTGGACTTCCTGTAGGCTATTGGTCCATTGAAGCATTGAGTAAGGTGGCCAGTGCTATTGGAAGGCCTAGATACACAGACACATTTACTGCAAAAATGGAGAAAATAGCCTATGCCAGGATATTGGTAGATGTGGATGTCTCTCAACCACTCAGGGAATCCATTGAATTGCAAACACCACAAGATCTTCTTCATCAAACTGTTGACTATGACTGGAAGCCTAAGTTTTGGTGCAAGCTGTATAAAGTATGGTCACCTTGA